ATCGGACAAAGCCATAGACATAAAGGTTTCCGTTCGTTCGGCGATTGGCCAGAACCTCCCGAATGTGGAAGTCGAGTTCAATTTGGATAGGAGCCTGGCGAAACGCGTGAATCCGGCGTTGGGCACTGAAACCGAGGAGGCGAATGTACTGGCTGAAACCTCGCTGTCTGCCGTCATCGCGCGGACCGATCCGAGGGGCGAGGCTACGAGTACGCTGATGATCGGAGAGAAGGCGCTAGGCCGTAAAGTCCCCGTGGTCATCGACGTCATGGGCATAACCAAGACCATGATTTTCGAGACGACTGGGAACCCATGACTGACATTAATTACCGTATCGTCCCACCCGCGCTGGCCTTGGGGGGAGGGGCGGTGATGGATACTGCATCGATCCCCTTAAAAGAAGGCAAGTACGTCAGGGCATTCTCGATCGCTTTCTGGTTCAAGCCTATGGCCTATCCCGCAGAAAATGGCGGTAGGTCCGTTTTCGAGGCCCATGTCAGGTCGGAGTCCGGCCAGCACCATAGGTTGGTTCTCAGGTTCGGGCACGATGGGTTTTACGGGGTTTTCCCGTCCCGTCAAAACGCTCCGACACCTCTTAAAAAGCCCCTTGAATTAGGGCAATGGGTGCATCTCGCGCTTATTTTTTCTGGCGACAAGCTGACCATGTTCGTTTACGTTCCCTCGGAGCAGCGCCATTACACCGCAGTGTCGCCAATCCAGCCGTTGGCCTATCGCCTGGAGTTACTGTATCTGTGTGGACGCGAATCGGCTCACAACTGGTTCGCCGAACTACGTTTATGGGCGAGAGAAAAGACGCCGGAAGAGCTGATTCAAGAGGCAACCAGAAGCCTGATTGGAAATGAGTGGCCACTCATCGGCTATTGGCGAATCGACGAGGGCCAAGGACGGATGCTGGTAGACAGCGCGCACGACGGGGGCACCGGTGACAAATTCGGGAACGACGGCGTGATGGTAGGCGGCCGTTGGCAAGCCGACTCCGGTTTGGAAATCAGCATCGGCTTGTTCCGTCGTGCTCAAGGCGATTGGACATACCGTGAAGGCGGGCGGATGGAATTCATGAAGCACCACGGTGCGGATGGGCACCCGGGGGAATGGCTGGAGCCACTGGAACCCGAGCGCGAGCTTGCTCAAGTGGAGGCCTTGCTCAGGCTTCGGGAACCGATGGCACGTTTTGCCGAACACCAGTCTAGGCTCGCGCAGCGGGGTATCCCGGAAAAGAAGGAGAGCGTATCTAAGCTCGAAGGCCAAGTCGAAAACGCTGAACGGGACGTCCATCTCGAGCAGGAGAAGGCGGAAGGCGAAATGGCCGAGCACATCAAGCGTATCGAAGCCGATAAGGCAGCGTGGCTAGCCGAATTGAGCAAGTTGGAGAAGAGTCCGCCGAAGGACCTGAAAGATTTAATATTCAAGGTGCAGGAGGGTCTCGCGAAAGGCCGTAACGCACTGGGCAGCGGGACGAGCCCGCTTTACGGCCTCGCCACCGCTAGCCTGGAGATTCGGATGATGCCCGGCCCCGGGGGCCGAGGGGTCTATCTGCCCTCCACCGACATGGTCGTCGACCCCGACAGGTTGAGCACTTTGAAACTGCGGTTTCGGGAGATGCCTGAGGAACCCAAAGGGGCACCGGTGAAGCTACCCGCTGTGTGGGACGCGTCGGAAGATTACGCTCGAAGAAAACTGGAGCAGGCGGGCTTTAGTGTCGCTGTCGCTTATCAGGAAGTGGCCGACAGCAAGCAGGAAGGGCGAGTCCTCGACGTAATTAAGCCCACGCAGGGTGCAAAGGAGATGGAAATGACGGTGACTATCATCGTCGGGCGCGGACCGGCAGTGCTGCCGTGACCTGAGCGAAATGGAGAAATCAACATGCGAAATCTAGCGAACATTGATGTCTGGAGCAGGACTCGATGGCTGACTTGAACTCCGTGCCGGCGGTAAGGCTGGGTCCGATGAACTTGAGCACTCTCAGGGAGGCGCTTGATGGCCGCGTGAGCGGGGACGTCGAGCGCTACCTCGCTTCTCCGACTGTTGCTGAAACCATTACGCTCCCGCTCCCCCGAGAACGAGCAGCGTTCGGCGGCGACTCATCATTCACGGTTGAGTTCAGCACTTTCGGATCGATCACGGGATATGACACACGAATTCTGCATCTCGTCGTCCAAGATGGCTCTGTCTGCAAATTGATTAGCCTGGCACAAAGGTCGGTCGATGGACTGTCTTATGATCTTTCACAAACTTTCAATTCCAATTTCTTGAAGGACCAATGGACGCCCTGGTCGCTTAGCGTGAACGGGGACGGGGTGCGCTGGGCAGTCCTCCAGGGAGAACCGCGGCAACCTTGGTGCAACTTCATAAGGTTTCCAACCCGCTATGAGCGAATGCCGGTCAGAGCCATCATTCTGGGGTGGGAACCGCGCTATACGGTCGCGGGGGTGGCGCTTTATTTTGCGGAAGTACGCGTGTGGGGCGGCTCAACCCCGCTCAACGAACCTGCGGAACAACTAGAGGAACTCGCTAACCGCCGGCTCCACGGCCAAGAGCCCAACCTCGTGGGTTATTGGGTGCTCGGCGAAGGCTCCGGCAGCCAGCTACAGAATTCCTCCCGATTCGCCTCGGCGGAGACACGTGGCACCCTCACTGGGGGAAGCTGGCTTTCCGCCGCCGATTCGTCGCTTAAGCTGGACTGCAGCCTAGAGCAGCTTCGAAAGCGCCGGCAAGAATTGCAAGCCAAAGCGGAGGAGATCCAAGGTTATAGGGATACAGCCGAGCAAGGAACCTTCACAAACAACGAGCTGGATCAGCATATCGCGAGACTGGAAGGGCAACTGGCTGACGCACGGGCGCGAAAAAACGCCATACCCGGCAAAACCAAGGAGGCCAAGGCGACCGAAGACACTAAATTCGAGAAATGGAAGACAGCCACAGGGCCGCGAGGCGAGGTTACCTTGCATGACTTCACCGAGGCCTTCATCAGCAGCGTGCGGGAGGCCAGCATGGAGCTTCAGACGCCCGCCGACCTGCATCGCTATTATTTGCAGAGCGTGGGATTGGAAGCCAAACTGCTGCCGCTTCAAAAAGAAGGCCAGAGCGAATTACTGGCACAATTCCCGCTTCCCGTTGATGATGTCCAGGCAAAGCAGCTCACCACGCTGAGCTTGAGCTTCGCGCTTCGTCCACCGGAACCCAAGGAGCAGCTGGCACGCGTTCCTGATGTCCGGGGAAATACCTTCCTGGCGGCGCATCGACTGCTTGAAGGCGCCGGGTTCAAGGTCGAAACTCTCGATCAGGCGATCGAAGATCCCAAGTTATACGACCGAGTGATCAGTCAGGAGCCGAATTCGGGTCTGGAAAGGCCGTTCGGTTTTCCCGTGATCATTATGCTCGGCCGTGCCAGTCAGCGAGGGTCGGATGGCACTCCGTAACCCGCGGTTGCTTGAGAAAATAGGAGTTCGTAATGCCGAAAGCAAATGAGTTAGGCGAGATTACACAGGCCCTCTCTGCGCCTCTGGGTGAACTGATCGCCGCCGTCGGGCGGGGCGTGGCGGAGGCGCAATGGGCGCTCGACCAGCATACGCTCGAGTCCTTCAAGGCCATCTATGGTAGTGACGACGTGCTTTATCGGGAACTGCGCGACCTCGGCTATCAGCCCACCTGGTATAGAATCCCAGAAGCAACAGCGGAGATTTACGTAACGCTGTCGGCCTCCGGTAAGGAAACCATGACTTCGTCGGTCCCGAATATAGCGCCGTCCGGCGCCGTCCCGGCCGTGAATGAACCGTCGGGACGGATCGAGCTTTATGCCACGCCGGTGGACGCGAGCTTCAGCAACACCTACGACTACCGCTTGCAAGCGTGCAGCCAGCTCAAGTTCCGGGTCGTACCGGTACCCGCCTCGGATGGTGCGGACGGGATGAAGGTGGTGCCGCAGCTGCTCGGCCAGACCTACGCCGACGCCACGGCCTTGCTTGACAGACTCGGAATCATCCACGGGCTTGAGCACGAATTCATCGAGCCCC
This is a stretch of genomic DNA from Methyloterricola oryzae. It encodes these proteins:
- a CDS encoding LamG-like jellyroll fold domain-containing protein, yielding MTDINYRIVPPALALGGGAVMDTASIPLKEGKYVRAFSIAFWFKPMAYPAENGGRSVFEAHVRSESGQHHRLVLRFGHDGFYGVFPSRQNAPTPLKKPLELGQWVHLALIFSGDKLTMFVYVPSEQRHYTAVSPIQPLAYRLELLYLCGRESAHNWFAELRLWAREKTPEELIQEATRSLIGNEWPLIGYWRIDEGQGRMLVDSAHDGGTGDKFGNDGVMVGGRWQADSGLEISIGLFRRAQGDWTYREGGRMEFMKHHGADGHPGEWLEPLEPERELAQVEALLRLREPMARFAEHQSRLAQRGIPEKKESVSKLEGQVENAERDVHLEQEKAEGEMAEHIKRIEADKAAWLAELSKLEKSPPKDLKDLIFKVQEGLAKGRNALGSGTSPLYGLATASLEIRMMPGPGGRGVYLPSTDMVVDPDRLSTLKLRFREMPEEPKGAPVKLPAVWDASEDYARRKLEQAGFSVAVAYQEVADSKQEGRVLDVIKPTQGAKEMEMTVTIIVGRGPAVLP
- a CDS encoding PASTA domain-containing protein, with the translated sequence MADLNSVPAVRLGPMNLSTLREALDGRVSGDVERYLASPTVAETITLPLPRERAAFGGDSSFTVEFSTFGSITGYDTRILHLVVQDGSVCKLISLAQRSVDGLSYDLSQTFNSNFLKDQWTPWSLSVNGDGVRWAVLQGEPRQPWCNFIRFPTRYERMPVRAIILGWEPRYTVAGVALYFAEVRVWGGSTPLNEPAEQLEELANRRLHGQEPNLVGYWVLGEGSGSQLQNSSRFASAETRGTLTGGSWLSAADSSLKLDCSLEQLRKRRQELQAKAEEIQGYRDTAEQGTFTNNELDQHIARLEGQLADARARKNAIPGKTKEAKATEDTKFEKWKTATGPRGEVTLHDFTEAFISSVREASMELQTPADLHRYYLQSVGLEAKLLPLQKEGQSELLAQFPLPVDDVQAKQLTTLSLSFALRPPEPKEQLARVPDVRGNTFLAAHRLLEGAGFKVETLDQAIEDPKLYDRVISQEPNSGLERPFGFPVIIMLGRASQRGSDGTP
- a CDS encoding PASTA domain-containing protein, whose product is MPKANELGEITQALSAPLGELIAAVGRGVAEAQWALDQHTLESFKAIYGSDDVLYRELRDLGYQPTWYRIPEATAEIYVTLSASGKETMTSSVPNIAPSGAVPAVNEPSGRIELYATPVDASFSNTYDYRLQACSQLKFRVVPVPASDGADGMKVVPQLLGQTYADATALLDRLGIIHGLEHEFIEPRGDETIASTQPGAGSVLPAGRKLVLTLSGKASMPPAAST